The sequence below is a genomic window from Humulus lupulus chromosome 3, drHumLupu1.1, whole genome shotgun sequence.
gAATATTGTTTTCAtatttgattgttttttttagatttgaatttttttcccaattatatatatatatatatatatatataagtgattTGCTCATCAGATGTAAGATATGACAAAGTAACCAATTACCATTCAATTGTTATTTTgataggggtaaccagttaccttcttcttcttagatctattttttttttttcagattcgATTTTTTTTTCTAGGTCTAGCTTCATAATCAGTTATCAATCAGCTGTTATTTTgataggggtaaccagttactacctttttcttcttttaatatttgtttttttttaactaattttttatttctaGATCTGGTTTAGTAGCTAGTTACAATTTAGTTTGTTATTTTGATAAGGGTAACCGATTACCacatctttcttcttcttcttttttagtGGTTATATTCTGATCACAGACATAAAAAGTCACTCTATCctcatattttttctaaaaatatatatttatatatataaaactttTTGCAAAacatgaataataaaaaatattatatttatattaaaactatataatataaaaaagcgTTATATAAAATTTGTttgataaaataaaagaaaattataatccaaattaCTACAATATCCTCACAAAATTTCCATAAACTAATTACTAAAATTTCATACAATAAAATATGGTATTAATACTAAATTACTAtaaaaatatgggaaaacaaacctcataaaaatataaaaaaacagaAAATACCATATAAAATACACAATATTTAAAATACCATATTTatcaaatttttgaaaaaattctcatattcCATCTAAATTCCACAAAGAGTATAAAAACACCCATTATAGGGTCGAGACAAGTGTCATCTCCATAACTATAAGGAAAAAAAACATATAGATATTTTTGTGTGGCTTGAGTTTAACAAAAAAACAATACGCATGGACCATCCtcctttaaaaaatataaaagcgAAAAGAGTGTGAAAAGATTGCCATTTTTCATTTGAAGGATTGAATGAGTGCAAATATTAATTTAGTTTAGAGGCTCTCCCAATTTCCACGAAGTTGTTACCCCCGCCGCGTTATCTTACTCGGTAACACAAAGACTTCgtcattaagaaaaaaaaattaataataattaaaattgcCACCATGAACACAAAATCTCGACATCTTtcctgaaaaaagaaaaaatctcGACCTCTTAATTGTCTtgccaaattattattattaataatagtatGCTTATTTTATCATCTGTCGTCACATAATAAAAAGGCTGAAACGGCCAGACTCATTTGTCTTTCTCACGAGTCCTGCTCTTCTTCCAGAGCAGAGAGCACCCTCATATACTAGTACTGCTATTGTTTCTATTGAGTTCTTCTCTTCTTGTTCATCACAATATACAAGAAAGAAATATAGAATTTGGTGGGTTAAGGATGAAAAGTAAGATTAACTCTTTGTTGGGCAGAAGTTTGATCAAGACCTCAAAGTTCAAGCCTTTGGTGAGTCTAGCCATCTCTCGCCTTGCTGTTCTCAAAAACCAGCGTCAAGTCAGGTGCTCCCAAGCCCGCTCTGATGTTGTTCAGCTCCTCCAACAGGGCCACCATGAACGAGCTATTCTTCGGGTAAGCTCAACATTCAACTGTTTttttaagtatatatttgtttttgtttttctttcttgttcTTTACTTTGCTTTAGTTCTTTCATTTTGGTTGAGGCCCAGAATTTGATTTTGTTGGGTTTATAACTTTGGCAGGCGGAGCATGTGATCAAGGAGCAGAATATGTTAGATGTGTATGACATGATAGAGGGCTATTGTAACCTCTTGATTGAAAGGATTCACCTCATTGAACATGAAAGGTTTGTCCATCTTTTTCTCTATTTCTGTTTGTATATACTCCTTATATTTAGAACTTATCATACCTATGTATATTCCATTAAGAATTGAGTGCAAAATCTTTCATTTTAACTACACAAGCATTTCGAATATGGTTTTTGATCAATCTCTTATTTACATTTTGTTGGGTGGTGCAGAGTGTGTCCTGAAGAATTGAGAGAGGCAGCATCAGGGTTGCTTTATGCAGCTTCAAGATGTGGGGATTTTCCGGAGCTCCAAGAGATTCGTGGGGTTCTCACATCTCATTTCGGCAAGGAATTTACTGCTCGTGCTGTTGAGTTACGCAACAACTGTGGTGTTAACCTTACGGTATTTTTTTATTCCTTCTTAAAATACTTCACAATACAAAATCAATAATGATTTTACACTCACGTGTTACTATATTCAATTTATGGTGAACTGGCAGTGACAACTATATAGTACCATGAATGTAGCTGATATTGTATTTTACTTTTCACAATATGTAGTTATTGATGCTATACTTACTGGGTTTTTTTGTAGTTAATACAAAAGCTATCAACCAGGCAGCCAACCTTAGAGAGCAGAATGAAGGTGGTTAAAGAAATTGCTGCTGAGAATAGCATTGCTCTGCAACTTGAGGAAGCTGTTTCTTCTCCGACTCAGGTAAATTAGAAGCAAAGATTAAGATTGTGACAGTGATATAATTTATATGAAACTTTCAATAACTTACTCATGACTTGCTGCTTTCTCTGCTTGTGTGATCAATGCAGGAGTTGGATGTACAAAAGAACCAAAACCAACCACCACCAAACCCGTCTTCTTCCAGTTCACGTGGAACCGGGTCAGGCGATAGTTTGCATATCATGCCAGAAGAGATTGAAAACAATGGCTCAGCTAAGGGAAAGAAGAAATACAGAGATGTTGCTGATGCAGCTCAGGCTGCCTTTGAGTCCGCCGCTTATGCAGCAGCGGCTGCAAGAGCAGCAGTCGAACTTTCTAGATCCGGACATGATTTTGATAATCAGGATAGTCCTGGAAGTCGACAGGAATGGTCAGCGCGCAAAAACAAGTCCATGAAAATTGAATCTGATTCAGAAGAGGAGAAGACTCCAGTTGGAAATCAAACAGCAGAATTGAGATCACTGTCTTCTTCGAGTTCAGAAACCATAACCCAAGGCAATCCTTCGGGGAAGGGTGTGGTTTTTGATGAGAGTGAGAGCGAGACAATAATTGGAAACAAGAGTAAGCTTCCATCTCAATTGCAAATTCCTTCAAGATTTCAAGCAGGTCTAGAGGTCGACTCAGTTCAACAAAACTCCATGGAACATGAAGCTGAGAGCTCTGACACTGGGAGTACAATGCGCTTAAACTTAGAGAGAGGGCCATTATCTGTGAGAACTCGACGAGTGCGAGGGTACTGAGGCTTTTCCTGTTACAGTTTTCACATGCATATGAATTTTGCTAGTGTGGTTATAGCATAagtttattcatattttttttgtttttacttttgCTTGATATCTTCGATGTATATTGCCTTTTGAAAGCGTGATCTTTGTGCTTTGAGCTTTTATAATGAAGTTGAAAATGGTTCAAATTGCAAGGCTTCTAAGTTGTGTATTTTCTGTGTGACCCAGGACTAATATAACCAATTAGATTCACCTGTACTGGCAATAGCTTTTACTTGTACCACTTGAGTTCTCTTCACACAAACTAAATCAGTAAACCCTCCGCAGATCTAAAATAAACGTGGCTAAATTTTTCCTTGATCAAAGAACAATAGTGAACACAAGTAGTTGCTTCATGCAACTGCTAGTACCTCAATTAATCGTCTACGTACCTTTGAATTGGATAAACTGCGATATATACCATGGACTGTAAAGGTTTAACCTTAAACATACATAAATGGTAAACCGTTTTCACGATAATGTAACGGTTAAACATCTAACATACATGGATGGTTAACCATATTGGGTTCTGAAACTCCAATATACAACTTAATAGAACGCAGAATCAGCGTTTTTCTCTAGTAAAGAAGCAAGAGAAGAACCATCTTTTTTGTGTAATTAGCTAAGATAAAGACCTTAAACAAAAATTCACTGGCCTCGCAGCCGCTTCTTACCACGTTGCAGCATGTCACCGAATGACTGTAAACTCACGTCAACGTCTTCATCATATTCAAGTCCAAGTTCTTCCTGCCAAATTAACCAAAGTACCATTTATTACCAATTTCTTTATTGCAAAAACTTTCTGTAAAGTCACAACAAAGACCTTTAAATGCTTTGAAAATAACCTTGAATTCCTTCAGATTCTTTGGCGAGTTCTCAGTAATAGCATCCCATAAATCTTTGAACATCCTTTTACGCTTTCTCCATTGACTTATTTTGTCTGTGTACAATTTTTCAACAGCCTCACGATCTTCTGGCTTCACCAATGTAACTCCACCACGTAATTTTTCCAGCTTGTCCTCCATTTCTTTGACCTAACACATCGTTACAAAAGCTCCCCCAGTTAAATCAAAGAAATTTCTCAACTCTTTCGTAAAACAGATTCCAATTCAAAAGAATGGTCTCTTTCAACCAACCTCCATTTTTAGTTTGGCTTCCTTTGCACGTATCTGTTCCAGTGTCAAATTTGACTGCAAAGCTTTGATTTCTGCAAAACAAATAGTCTACATAATCACCATCTCCTACAAAATATGAGTATTGGGTTCCAGAGAATGAAGGGGCTACCTCCTTCAACCTCGCCAATAGCTTTCCTTTGTTCCTCAAGTTGTTTCTGCAACCTGGCATTTTCTTCCTTCATCTGAGTAAGTTCTTCGCTATTCGGAATGTCGAATTGGTCCTGGCGAGCAAGATAAATCTTCTGCTTACCATACTCCTTGAAGGAAATCCGCCCACCATCAGCCAGATTATCCAGGGCTTTTTGTATTGAAGCCTTCTTGAGATTGAACTTTTGTAAAGCATCAGCCACATTTTGTGAATTAAGCGGCCTATTTTGCTGCACAGACAGAAATAAACAAGAGAATTAAGGACCATACAACATAAACCCAATAAGAAAACGCGAGGACTAAACAAAAGTATGATTGAAGTAATTTGTGTTTCTTTCCCTGGAAATTGTCTTACTCAGACTGGTATTATGTGTTATTCATTCTGAAAATAAAACCTGTTTACAGTGAAGCCCAAAAACCCTAAGGGAAATTTGTGCTCTGTTTGTTTAGAGAGAAAATGTAAAAtgcaaatgattttttttctttaccCTATTACAATCAAAGAAAACGAGATTTTATTGTATAGAGAAAAATAGATATTAATTAAGAACAAAGAGATTGACGGTTAAAAGATACATAAAACTTTACCTCGTTCACGAAGTTGAGGACGATCGCTGCGAAAATTGGATTAAATCAAAatatgtcaaaaaaaaaaaaaaacccaaacaCAAGAAATCACCACTCAAAGATGGCGACATTTGAAAACTTAAGAAGTAAATTTTAATGGCGATAGAGATTTGAAGCTAAtcggagaagaagaaagagtggTCTCACCTTCGGCGCTATCAGATTTGGGAGCTGGCGCCATTTGATTGAATTTGCAAGCTTCTCCAGTAAAATGGCGGGAAAATGGTACTTAATAGCCTCAACTAAAACTTGCCTCAAAAAGGCAAAAGCTAGTATCCAAACGCCGTCACTTATACTGTCGTTTTTCACAATTATGTTTATGCGGTTGTGTTTGGAAACGGTGTCGTTTTCTTTATGCAATAATATGTTGAATTGACTAATTTACTCTCGCAGCTAAACCGTAATTACGAAAATTGTTTCCAGAATAAATCCACGACTGGGTGCTAAGAGACCAGCCACGTCATGCTTAGAGCTCCGCCATGGCAGCCTCCCAAGCTCTACTCTGCAGCAACCGAATCTTCTTTCCTACCAAACCCATTATCCACTGCGCGAAGGTTTGCCATACCCATCTCTCAGCTTCTTCTGTCAGGACATCGCTGTCTATAGAATCGCTGAAAACCACGAAATGGGAGAGCCTCAAGTTGAGTAGGATTAAGTGTTATGCGAAACCTACCTCTGTGGTCTCCGGAGACGGAGAAGAAGATCTGGATGGTAATTTGAGGAGAGCGCTTCAAGTTCTGTTGTGGGTCGCTGAGGGAGTCTACATTTTGTGGCTTTTTCTGCTCCCATATGCCCCCGTCAGTATTTCCCTATGCATTTTTTTGTTCCTGATCATCTTAATTCAAGTTCGCTTACTTGTCACAAAAAATATGAACAGGGAGATCCTGTATGGGCAATCAGTTCAGACACAGTAAATTCCCTTCTGGGTCTTTCTCTCAACTTCTTTTTTATTTTGCCTCTGATGAATTCTGGTATGTTCAAATCACTGTAGTTAATATACTCCACATCCATTGTCACTCCTTTGTTAACATTTTTCTAAACACTATGCCTGTTTTAATGTTGAGGACGGAGTGAGTTTACTCAAGTGTATAATACTATTGTCGGATAAATTTGTATTCTAACATAGTACAATACAATACCTAAGAAGTTTTGAGTTTTAATCTTTCGGGATGAATTGGTGATCTTACAGTTCTTATTCTTTTAGCATAAGTTTTATGTTACGTGATCGATACATTAATTTATCTCCTTGGCAGAGTAGTTGGTATTCATCTACTTGAGGCCCCAGTTCTACACCCGGTATGAATAATATGTAACACATTTTTGGTTCTGATTAACCACCACACATAGCATTTGTTCCaaactttttttattttctgataCTGCTTATTATATATTTCCTTAGATGTCTGAAGGACTCTTCAATTTTGTAATTGGGTGGACATTTATGTTTGCTCCTTTGCTGTTCACGGATCGTAAGAGGGACAGATATAAGGGTTCTCTTGACATTTTGTGGGGCTTCCAAATGTTCCTCACGAACAGTATGTTCTGTTTTAGTAATTTAATCGAACTTTGTGACAGTTAAAATTTTTCCTTAATCATGTATGTAGTATATGACTAGATTTGTGCATTCCTTATAATCGTTGGTAGAGTTACATGTCAAAATGACCAAAGAACCAAATTTTATGTTCCATCACAGCATTTTTGATACCCTACATGGCTATCCGACTGAACGAGGCTGAATCAGATTACACTCAAACTCAAAGCAAGCTTTCACAGCTGGGATCTGTCATGACAAGAGGTGCGTCCATCGTTGGTCTTACTGGTGGAGTTGTGTGTCTTGTATCTACATTATGGGCCCTGTTTGGTCGTATGGATGGCGGTTTTGGTGGCATTGCAGAGAGATGGGAGTTTCTGATCAGTTATCTTGGATCAGAGAGGCTGGCTTATGCTTTCATTTGGGATATAGCTCTCTACACTATCTTCCAGCCTTGGTTAATTGGCGACAATCTTCAAAATGTTCAGAAAAGCAAGCTTGGTATAGTAAATTATCTTAGATTTGTTCCTGTGGTTGGCTTAATTGCTTACCTTGTTTCTCTGAATCTTGATGATGAATTGTAAGTAATAGAGAAAGAATGAAAAAGGCTGTAGATCAACTTAGTGATCTGAACAGCTgaagatttatttatattaattgaaTAGAAAAGAACAATTACAAGAAAATCCCTTAACAGACCAAGAAGTTAATGACTTGTAGTTGTTTCCGATTGACCATATCTCTAATGAAATGAAAGTCTATCTCGATGTGTTTTGCCCTAGCATGAAAGATGGAAGATGGGATTAGAGGCCAAGTGAGCTGTTGATATGTCGTCACAACAGAGAATGGGAGTTGCATGAATTGGTAGCTGAAGTTCTTTGAACAGATGTTGAAAACAAGTCAACTCTATAGGAGCATTTGCTAGAGCATGATACTCAGCATCAGGGCTACTGTGAGACACCACTTTTTGTTTGGCTGACGACCATGAAACAAGGCTGTCTCCAAGAAAGATACAGCAACCACTTGTGTTTCTGCGATCATCCGAATTAGATGCCCATTCAGCATCTGTGTAAGCAGCAAGATGAAGATGTTGAGTAGATGTGTGAGTAGATGTGAGCGTGATGCCATGAGACTTGGTGCCTTTAAGATACCATAGGATACGTTTAACAACTGCCATATGAGAATTAGTTGGTTGTTGCATGAATTGACATGCCTTGTTGACAACAAAGGCTATGTTCGGCCTAGTCATAGTAACATATTGTAGGGAGCGAACAATTCTTCTATACTCAGTGGGATCATCGAGAGGAAGACCATCATTTTTAGACAATGGTTTGCCCACAGTTCTAGGAGTTGAGGCTTGATTTGAGTCCACCATGTCAGTTGTCTCTAGGATGTCATGGATGAATTTGTGTTGACAAAGATGCAACTGACCTGGAGAGGGAGTGACCTCAATACCAAGGAAATAATGAAGCTGACCGAGGTCTCGAATGGCAAACTTCTGCTAAAGTAGCTAAACTATTTGATTGACACGAGTGGAAGAGCTGTCGGTAAGAATAATGTCATCAATATAGACAATTAGGAACACTTGAATATGTTGTTGTTGAAGTATGAACAATGAGGAATCAGCCTTGGAACACTTGAAACCCCAAGATTGAAGGGCAGTGCTAAGTTTGGAAAATCAAGCTCGGGGTGCTTGTTTTAAATCGTATAGGGCCTTGGAGAGCTTGCAAACATAAGAGGGTGTAGTTGAGTTGACAAATCTCGGAGGTTGGGACATGTAAACATTTTCGGAGAGATCACCATTTAAGAATGTATTATGGATATCAATTTGTCGAAGTGACTAACCTCTTGATAGAGCCAATATAAGGATAACTCGAATTGTCGCTGGTTTGACGACAGGAGAGAAGGTGCCGAAGTAGTCAATCCTTAGAGTTTGAGTGAAGCCATGGGCTATCGATTGTTATCGAGTCGGAATTTTACCTTGAATAGCCACTTACAGTCAATAATATTTGTAATTGGTGGTGGAGAAACTAATGTCCAAGTAGAATTACCATGAATGGCTGCCAATTCTTGCTCCATTGTAGTACGCCATTGAGGTGATGTAAGGGTTGTTTTGTATGACCGAGGTGGCATAGTTGAAGAGATGGCCTTGTGAGCAACATAGGCTTTGGGCTTGTGGATGCCGGGTCCTAATCACCATAGGATGGACATTAGTAATAGGTGGTTCCTGCACAATAATAGCCAATATAAGGATAACTCGAATTGTCGCTGGTTTGACGACAGGAGAGAAGGTGCCGAAGTAGTTAATCCTTGGAGTTTCAGTGAAGCCACTGGCTATCTATTGTTATCGGGTCAGAATTTTACCTTGAATAGCCACTTATAGTCAATGATATTTGTAATTGGTGGTGGAGGAACTAATGTCCAAGTAGAATTACCATGAAGGGCTGCCAATTCTTGCTCCATTGCAGCACGCCATTGAGGTGATGTAAGGGTTGTTTTGTATGATCGAGGTGGCACAGTCGAAGAGATGGCCTTGTGAGCAACATAGGCTTTGGGCTTGTGGATATCAGGCCATAGTCACCATAGGATGGGCATTAGTAATAGGTGGTTCTTGCACAATAATAGCCAATATAAGGATAACTCGAATTGTCGCTGGTTTGACAACAGGAGAGAAGGTGCCGAAGTAGTCAATCCTTGGAGTTTGAGTGAAGCCACGAGCTATTAATTGTTATCAAGTCGGAATTTTACCTTGAATAGCCACTTACAGTCAATGATATTTGTAATTGGTGGTGGAGGAACTAATGTCCAAGTAGAATTACCATGAAGGGCTGCCAATTCTTGCTCCATTGCAGTACACCATTGAGGTGATGTAAGGGTTGTTTTGTATGACCGAGGTGGCACAGTTGAAGAGATGGCCTTGTGAGCAACATATGCTTTGGGCTTGTGGATGCCAGGTCCTTGTCACCATAGGATGGACATTAGTAATAGGTGGTTCTTGCACAATAAGATCATCAGAAATAACATTAGTTTGCTCAACAGATGGTGAATGTGGTAAGGGTGGAGATGAGGTAGGAGGTGAGGGGTTGTGTGTGGAAGGTTGGTGTAGTTGGAATGGGTTTGTGAAGAAGGGGTAAGGATGTTATCTTGATTGGCAGATGCAATGGAGATGTGGAATGTGGTGAGGATGATGTGGGTGGCATATACGATGAAAATAGAAGTAAGGTAGGAGGGACATGATGAGAAGAGAGTGAGTGAGACTTGTTAATACTGgaataaaaatgaaaagtagATTCTTCAAACACTATATGTCGAGTGGTGTAAATTCTGTGAGAGGTTGGATCTAAGCAAAGATAGCCTTTATGGCTAGTGCTATATCCAAGGAAAATGCAAGCAATTGACCTATATTGAAGTTTGTTAGAGTTGTATGGCCAAAGACATGGAAAACATAGACAACCAAATGCTCGCATAAGAGAATAATCAGGAGATCTGCGATAGAGAGTTTGATAAGGAGATGCATAGTTAAGAATTTTGGTAGGAAGACGATTAATGATGTAAGATGCTGCCTTAAAAGCATACAACCAGTAATGAAGTGGAAGAGAGACATGAGCTAGCAAGGCTGACCCTGTTTCAACCACATGACGGTGCTTTCGTTCTACCCGGCCGTTTTGAGCTGAGGTATATGGGCAAGAAAATCTATGGTGAATACCTGCATCATTGAGAAATGGTATGAAGGAGCGAAATTCACCCCATTATCATATTGTAATTCCTTTATTGTTGAATCAAATTGATTTTTGACAAGTAAACAGAATTGTTTAAAGGCATTAAGAGCTTGATCCTTTGTATGTAAGGGGTACAGCCAAGAAAATCTAGAAGTAATCTAAAAACAGAATAAAATAGCGAGTGCCATCTATAGCAGGGGTCGGAGATGGACCCCATAGATCAGTGTGAATCAAAACCAAGGACTTTGTAGCATGGGATTCATAAATAAGAAATGGCAATCTATGACTCTTTCCTAATTGAGAAGATAAGAAAATGAGATTTTTATTATATGAAAAAGATTTATtacattggtgtaagacattgttaACTATATTTGAATGTACATGTCCCAGCCGTGCATGCCAAATGGCAGTAGGGGACTAAGGAGTGTAACGGAAATGAGAAAAGGGAGTAGTAA
It includes:
- the LOC133822742 gene encoding uncharacterized protein LOC133822742, which gives rise to MKSKINSLLGRSLIKTSKFKPLVSLAISRLAVLKNQRQVRCSQARSDVVQLLQQGHHERAILRAEHVIKEQNMLDVYDMIEGYCNLLIERIHLIEHERVCPEELREAASGLLYAASRCGDFPELQEIRGVLTSHFGKEFTARAVELRNNCGVNLTLIQKLSTRQPTLESRMKVVKEIAAENSIALQLEEAVSSPTQELDVQKNQNQPPPNPSSSSSRGTGSGDSLHIMPEEIENNGSAKGKKKYRDVADAAQAAFESAAYAAAAARAAVELSRSGHDFDNQDSPGSRQEWSARKNKSMKIESDSEEEKTPVGNQTAELRSLSSSSSETITQGNPSGKGVVFDESESETIIGNKSKLPSQLQIPSRFQAGLEVDSVQQNSMEHEAESSDTGSTMRLNLERGPLSVRTRRVRGY
- the LOC133822744 gene encoding homologous-pairing protein 2 homolog produces the protein MAPAPKSDSAEAIVLNFVNEQNRPLNSQNVADALQKFNLKKASIQKALDNLADGGRISFKEYGKQKIYLARQDQFDIPNSEELTQMKEENARLQKQLEEQRKAIGEVEGEIKALQSNLTLEQIRAKEAKLKMEVKEMEDKLEKLRGGVTLVKPEDREAVEKLYTDKISQWRKRKRMFKDLWDAITENSPKNLKEFKEELGLEYDEDVDVSLQSFGDMLQRGKKRLRGQ
- the LOC133822743 gene encoding uncharacterized protein LOC133822743 — encoded protein: MAASQALLCSNRIFFPTKPIIHCAKVCHTHLSASSVRTSLSIESLKTTKWESLKLSRIKCYAKPTSVVSGDGEEDLDGNLRRALQVLLWVAEGVYILWLFLLPYAPGDPVWAISSDTVNSLLGLSLNFFFILPLMNSVGIHLLEAPVLHPMSEGLFNFVIGWTFMFAPLLFTDRKRDRYKGSLDILWGFQMFLTNTFLIPYMAIRLNEAESDYTQTQSKLSQLGSVMTRGASIVGLTGGVVCLVSTLWALFGRMDGGFGGIAERWEFLISYLGSERLAYAFIWDIALYTIFQPWLIGDNLQNVQKSKLGIVNYLRFVPVVGLIAYLVSLNLDDEL